A genome region from Geobacter pickeringii includes the following:
- a CDS encoding aconitate hydratase codes for MGKNLATKILEAHLAKGELKPGTEIALTIDHALLQDATGTMAMLEFIAMGVDRVKVELAAQYIDHNLLQTDNRNADDHVFLMTAAQRFGIHVSKPGNGVSHQVHLERFGVPGRTMLGADSHTTSAAGLAMIAIGAGGLDVSLAMAGHPFHLPCPKIWGVKLTGQLQPWVSAKDVILEMLRRHTVKGGVGKIIEYYGPGVATLSATDRAIIGNMGAELGATTSVFPSDHRTREFLEAQGRGQVWQELAADPDATYDEYEEIDLATVEPLIACPSSPDNVVRVADIEGLKVDQVLVGSSANSAFRDLMSVCRILDGRRVASHLSFNVNPGSRQVLENVADQGGVMMLLLAGAQIHQPGCLGCIGMGQAPGTDQVSLRTFPRNFPGRSGTKNDRVYLCSPETAAAAGIFGVVTDPRKLGDLMPWPNVQNPTKYVVDDSSIIFPLPPEEAKNVEIVTGPNIIPFPDFAPLPETLEAEVIITVGDNISTDTIMPAGNKVLPYRSNIPAISQFVFEQLDPDFHTRAKEKGNGVVIGGENYGQGSSREHAALAPRYLGIRAKIVKSFARIHKANLVNFGILPLTFRDPADYDGLKQGDTLTFPDLRRLVAAGATEIPVKVNGREIVTLLEVSDRQRQELLAGGTLNFVRSSAG; via the coding sequence ATGGGCAAGAACCTCGCAACGAAGATTCTCGAAGCACACCTCGCAAAGGGCGAACTGAAACCGGGCACTGAGATCGCCCTGACGATCGACCACGCGCTGCTGCAGGACGCCACCGGCACCATGGCGATGCTGGAGTTCATCGCCATGGGGGTGGACCGGGTGAAGGTGGAGCTGGCGGCTCAGTACATCGACCATAACCTCCTCCAGACCGACAACCGCAACGCCGACGACCACGTCTTCCTCATGACGGCGGCCCAGCGGTTCGGCATCCACGTCTCCAAGCCGGGGAACGGCGTCTCCCACCAGGTGCACCTGGAGCGCTTCGGCGTGCCGGGGCGGACCATGCTCGGCGCCGACTCCCACACCACCTCCGCCGCGGGGCTCGCCATGATCGCCATCGGCGCCGGCGGCCTCGACGTCTCCCTCGCCATGGCGGGGCACCCGTTCCACCTCCCCTGCCCGAAGATCTGGGGGGTGAAGCTCACCGGCCAGCTCCAGCCGTGGGTCTCGGCCAAGGATGTGATCCTGGAGATGCTCCGCCGTCACACGGTGAAGGGGGGGGTCGGGAAGATCATCGAGTACTACGGCCCCGGCGTGGCGACCCTCTCGGCCACGGACCGGGCCATCATCGGCAACATGGGGGCGGAGCTGGGGGCCACCACCTCCGTCTTCCCCTCGGACCACCGGACCCGCGAGTTCCTGGAGGCCCAGGGGCGCGGCCAGGTCTGGCAGGAGCTCGCCGCCGATCCCGACGCCACCTACGACGAGTACGAGGAGATCGACCTCGCCACCGTGGAGCCGCTCATCGCCTGCCCTTCGTCGCCGGACAACGTGGTGCGGGTGGCCGACATCGAGGGGCTGAAGGTGGATCAGGTGCTGGTGGGGAGCTCCGCCAACTCCGCCTTCCGCGACCTTATGTCCGTCTGCCGCATCCTGGACGGCCGGCGTGTCGCCTCCCACCTCTCCTTCAACGTGAATCCGGGGAGCCGCCAGGTGCTGGAAAACGTGGCCGACCAGGGTGGGGTGATGATGCTCCTTCTCGCCGGTGCCCAGATCCACCAGCCGGGGTGCCTCGGGTGCATCGGCATGGGGCAGGCGCCGGGGACCGACCAGGTGAGCCTCCGCACCTTCCCCCGCAACTTCCCGGGGCGCAGCGGCACCAAGAACGACCGGGTCTACCTCTGCTCCCCCGAGACGGCGGCCGCCGCCGGCATCTTCGGCGTGGTCACCGACCCCCGCAAGCTCGGCGACCTCATGCCGTGGCCCAACGTCCAGAACCCGACGAAGTACGTCGTGGACGACTCCAGCATCATCTTCCCCCTCCCGCCGGAGGAGGCGAAGAATGTGGAGATCGTCACCGGCCCCAATATCATCCCGTTCCCCGACTTCGCCCCCCTCCCCGAGACCCTGGAGGCGGAGGTCATCATCACCGTGGGGGACAACATCTCCACCGACACCATCATGCCGGCCGGCAACAAGGTGCTGCCGTACCGGAGCAACATCCCGGCCATCAGTCAGTTCGTCTTCGAGCAACTGGACCCCGATTTCCACACGCGGGCGAAGGAGAAGGGGAACGGCGTCGTCATCGGCGGGGAGAACTACGGCCAGGGGTCGAGCCGGGAGCACGCGGCCCTGGCGCCGCGCTATCTCGGCATCCGGGCCAAGATCGTCAAGAGCTTCGCCCGGATCCACAAGGCGAATCTGGTGAACTTCGGCATCCTCCCGCTGACGTTCAGGGATCCGGCGGACTACGATGGCCTGAAGCAGGGAGACACGCTCACCTTCCCGGACCTGCGGCGGCTCGTGGCCGCCGGGGCCACGGAGATACCGGTCAAGGTAAACGGTCGGGAGATCGTCACCTTGCTTGAGGTCTCCGACCGGCAGCGGCAGGAGCTCCTGGCCGGCGGGACGCTGAACTTCGTGAGGAGCAGTGCAGGGTAA
- the lpdA gene encoding dihydrolipoyl dehydrogenase — MSEQIYDLIIIGAGPGGYVAAIRAAQLGMAVAVVEKREALGGVCLNEGCIPSKALLDSSELFALARDRFAGHGIAIDPPRLDLARMMARKDDVVKKLTDGVAFLFKKNKINWVQGTARLTGGEGGAHGVDVAAPGGTQQLRGKRVLLATGSEAAAIPFIPYDGETVVSAREALAFDNVPEHLLVVGAGYVGLELGSVWRRLGAPVTVVEMLPKMLPATDGQVADTLMRSLKKQGIAFRMETKVTGFAKRDGKGVVTVETGGAAEEIVCDRVLVAAGRRPLTAGLGVEELGVRPEDGRIAVDANYQTSVQGVYAIGDLIHGPMLAHKAMAEGEVFAERLAGQASEVDYAFIPGIVYTWPEAASVGRTEEELKAEGVEYAVGKFPFMANGRARCMDETEGFVKILAKPDSGRVLGIHVIGPRASDLIAEAVTVMTYGGSAADIAMTFHAHPTLAEAMKEAALDVEKRAIHA, encoded by the coding sequence ATGTCCGAACAGATTTACGACCTCATCATCATCGGCGCCGGCCCCGGCGGCTACGTGGCCGCCATCCGCGCGGCCCAGCTCGGCATGGCCGTGGCGGTGGTGGAGAAGCGGGAGGCCCTGGGCGGGGTCTGCCTCAACGAGGGGTGCATCCCCAGCAAAGCGCTCCTCGATTCCTCCGAGCTCTTCGCCCTGGCCCGGGACAGATTCGCCGGCCACGGCATCGCCATCGACCCGCCGCGGCTCGACCTTGCCCGGATGATGGCCCGCAAGGACGACGTGGTGAAGAAGCTGACCGACGGCGTCGCCTTCCTCTTCAAGAAGAACAAGATCAACTGGGTGCAGGGGACGGCCCGCCTCACCGGCGGAGAGGGGGGCGCCCACGGCGTTGACGTGGCGGCACCCGGGGGGACGCAGCAGCTCCGGGGGAAGCGGGTCCTTCTGGCCACCGGCAGCGAGGCGGCGGCGATTCCGTTCATCCCCTATGACGGCGAGACCGTGGTCAGCGCCCGGGAGGCCCTTGCCTTCGACAACGTGCCGGAACATCTGCTGGTGGTGGGGGCGGGGTACGTCGGCTTGGAGCTCGGCTCGGTCTGGCGGCGGCTCGGCGCCCCGGTGACGGTGGTGGAGATGCTGCCGAAGATGCTTCCCGCCACCGACGGCCAGGTGGCCGACACCCTGATGCGCTCCCTGAAAAAGCAGGGGATTGCCTTCCGGATGGAGACGAAGGTGACCGGCTTCGCGAAGCGTGACGGGAAGGGGGTGGTCACCGTGGAGACGGGAGGGGCGGCGGAGGAGATCGTCTGCGACCGGGTGCTGGTGGCGGCGGGGCGCCGTCCCCTCACGGCGGGGCTCGGGGTGGAGGAGCTCGGCGTCCGGCCGGAGGATGGACGGATTGCGGTGGATGCGAACTACCAGACATCCGTTCAGGGCGTTTACGCCATCGGCGACCTGATCCACGGCCCCATGCTCGCCCACAAGGCGATGGCGGAGGGAGAGGTCTTTGCGGAACGGCTTGCGGGGCAGGCTTCTGAGGTGGACTACGCCTTTATCCCTGGTATCGTTTATACATGGCCCGAGGCGGCCAGCGTGGGGCGGACCGAGGAGGAGCTCAAGGCGGAAGGGGTCGAGTACGCCGTGGGGAAGTTCCCCTTCATGGCCAACGGCCGGGCCAGGTGCATGGACGAGACCGAAGGGTTCGTGAAGATCCTCGCCAAGCCCGACAGCGGCCGGGTCCTCGGCATCCACGTCATCGGCCCCCGGGCCTCGGACCTCATCGCCGAGGCGGTCACCGTCATGACCTACGGCGGCAGCGCCGCCGACATCGCCATGACCTTCCACGCCCACCCGACCCTGGCCGAGGCGATGAAGGAAGCGGCCCTGGATGTGGAGAAGCGGGCGATACATGCGTAA
- a CDS encoding tetratricopeptide repeat protein, translating to MGHLMAAVAVLSLLAAAPAAGQGGAGNGLAVARGAARKGDPRAAYMVALRYLYGSGTPRDPAAAARYMKMAAERGLVRAQYYLGTFYYEGIGVRQDRRAAARWIGRAASAGDAEAQYAYGMLLLAGDGVPVDKVTAIDWLGKASRQGNEGARDVLQELVSFRGRPVEIRSLDPTVAAPAPTPRSEGSDGGPRLAEKGVILDQGEFSLKFSLPGFSETRTTSPAAPDEKLWNRLQGGTFDIIYRPGK from the coding sequence ATGGGACATCTGATGGCGGCGGTGGCGGTGCTGTCGCTGCTGGCGGCGGCCCCCGCCGCCGGCCAGGGGGGGGCGGGGAACGGGCTCGCCGTCGCCCGGGGCGCGGCACGAAAGGGAGATCCCCGGGCCGCCTACATGGTGGCCCTGAGATACCTTTACGGCTCCGGCACCCCCCGCGACCCGGCGGCTGCCGCCCGCTACATGAAGATGGCGGCGGAGCGGGGACTCGTGCGGGCCCAGTACTACCTCGGCACCTTTTACTACGAGGGAATCGGCGTGAGGCAGGATCGCCGGGCCGCGGCCCGCTGGATCGGCAGGGCGGCGTCCGCGGGGGACGCCGAGGCCCAGTATGCCTACGGGATGCTTCTGCTGGCCGGGGACGGGGTGCCGGTCGACAAGGTGACGGCGATCGACTGGCTCGGCAAGGCGTCGCGCCAGGGGAACGAAGGGGCCCGCGACGTCCTCCAGGAACTCGTCTCCTTCCGGGGGCGCCCCGTGGAGATCCGTTCCCTCGATCCCACCGTGGCGGCGCCCGCTCCCACCCCGCGCAGCGAGGGGAGCGACGGCGGACCGCGCCTCGCGGAGAAAGGGGTGATCCTCGATCAGGGGGAGTTCAGCCTCAAGTTCTCCCTGCCGGGTTTCAGCGAGACCAGGACCACCTCCCCCGCCGCACCGGATGAGAAGCTCTGGAACCGCCTCCAGGGGGGAACCTTCGACATCATCTACCGGCCGGGGAAGTAA